The Paenibacillus tianjinensis genome has a window encoding:
- a CDS encoding aldose 1-epimerase, with protein sequence MSITAYEGHYEGEAAVWLKAGRYEAAILPGIGGNLICFRDTENGYRFLHEPGAEEMEGFKANPGIHGIPVLFPPNRYEDGEFPWNGQTYRFPVNETATGNHLHGFLHTAAWEVEEFGSGRSESFVTVAIKVDENHPSYQYLPFKYTIKLRYTLGEGGLSQQLLVHNDGEERMPCLLAFHTAINAPFAPGSTAQDYLVKLTIGERWNLNNRMLPTGTFQELTADEIALRDQGVNPFYAAMDNHYTAVAQNGRNRMELTDSKAGVTLVYDVGTSYKQWMIWNNGATEGFFCPEPQINLVNAPKVDLPADEIGLFGLEPGEYWEETSRLYVK encoded by the coding sequence ATGTCAATTACTGCATATGAAGGACATTATGAGGGAGAAGCTGCAGTCTGGCTGAAGGCCGGACGTTATGAGGCGGCAATCCTGCCGGGGATCGGGGGGAACCTGATCTGTTTCCGCGATACCGAAAACGGTTACCGTTTCCTGCATGAGCCAGGAGCGGAAGAGATGGAAGGGTTCAAGGCTAATCCGGGAATTCACGGGATACCAGTACTGTTTCCTCCAAACCGCTATGAAGACGGCGAGTTCCCCTGGAATGGACAAACCTACCGGTTCCCGGTGAATGAGACAGCAACAGGCAACCATCTGCATGGCTTTTTACATACAGCTGCGTGGGAAGTTGAGGAATTCGGTAGCGGTAGAAGTGAAAGCTTCGTCACTGTAGCGATCAAAGTGGATGAGAATCACCCGTCCTATCAATACCTGCCGTTTAAATATACCATCAAGCTGCGCTATACACTTGGTGAAGGCGGCTTGTCCCAGCAGCTGCTGGTGCATAATGACGGGGAAGAACGGATGCCTTGCCTGCTGGCGTTCCATACGGCAATCAATGCGCCATTCGCGCCGGGAAGCACCGCTCAGGATTACCTTGTGAAGCTGACCATCGGCGAACGCTGGAACCTCAACAATCGCATGCTGCCAACGGGTACCTTCCAGGAGCTGACAGCGGACGAGATTGCCTTGCGTGATCAAGGTGTGAATCCTTTTTACGCGGCAATGGACAACCATTATACCGCTGTGGCTCAGAATGGCCGTAACCGCATGGAGCTAACCGACAGCAAAGCCGGTGTAACACTGGTCTATGATGTTGGAACCTCGTACAAGCAGTGGATGATCTGGAACAATGGGGCGACAGAAGGCTTCTTCTGCCCTGAGCCGCAGATTAACCTGGTCAATGCGCCGAAGGTGGACCTTCCGGCTGATGAAATCGGTTTGTTTGGCCTTGAGCCGGGCGAATACTGGGAAGAAACCAGCCGTCTGTATGTAAAA